In the genome of Calonectris borealis chromosome 14, bCalBor7.hap1.2, whole genome shotgun sequence, the window CGCTCCTTGGTGGTACAGCTAGGAAAGCCTCTGTGATGCTAGTTGAGggtttgctttgaaatgggaaTAAATTCAGCTGGTGTGGAAAACGTGTACGTCTTCTGCAGGGGCTAGGACTGAGCTCTGGTTGTTGAGCACAGAGTTGGATCTAGTACCAAGATAAATCCTGTAAAATTGGAAAATGCAGAGAGTATTATGTATTGCTTTCAATTTCACTTTCTGGTCATTGTGAGTGAGGCTGCTGCTGTAACACATGGGTTGCAAATCTGTGTTTATGTGAATGAAATTCTTTCCACATAAAAAAAAGCCTTGATGTTAACATGTCTTAAATAGTTAACaaacttaagaaaataaacatcttgGATCTCTGATCCAGGCTCTTGTtgaagagagtgagagagaggaaaacataGGATATACTGGGAATAGGAAGAAGTTTTCACAGTCATGGGTTTTAGCTGCAGCTGTCATAGGTCAGATGATGtgatattataaataaaaaagaaggtcAGATGTGAAAGGGACGTGAACAAAGGCATGTTCAGCAGCGTTAGCAGTGAAGGGTAATGAGAACATCATCTTCTCAGGATATTGTGGCTGGAGACATCGTGAGTAAAAGAAGCCTTTGGGAACAGAAGGGCAATCCCAAACCCGAGACCAACATCAAGGTGAGTTAGTATCCGTGCGAGTATGAAAGCACTTGCTCTgctgtcaaaaagaaaagagctctTAGCTGGGTTGGAAGTATCGAGAAGATGGTGATGTTCTGTAGGAACAAGGGCTGCCTGTACCTATCAATGCAATTGCATACCTAAGAGGTCTTCCTAACAGTGAGCTGCTATCGCTTCAGCCCTAGTAAAAATGGGGGCAAAAATCATTTTATAACCAGTAATACTGAAAGGTATCTTGAATAGCACGTTGTTCTCAGGCCATGGGTTGGGAGCCCCAGCCTTCTAGGCTAAAATTGAACTGCAAATGTGAGTTAATTTGCTCTTGTTATGCTTTTTAATCTTGAGAGTAAAGAAAACGTGCAAAATTAAGTGGAACTGAACCTAAGGCACCCTAACCGCTTGGGGTTTTGTGCCTACTGGTACATTTGTGGGAATGCCTATTAAAATGCCTGCTGCTTGAACCGTGCAGGCTGGGAGAGGAAGATCAAAGTATCTTGTCTGTGCCTGGATCGATACTGCTGCCAGGAGGTGGTAAATGAAACTGGCTCTCGCCAGGGTGAAGCCAGCCCTGGCTTCGGGGGCTGGGGCTCTTAGATGAGCGGTCCCTCGCGATGCCTGGCATTGCATCTTCCCTTTCCTATTTCCCATCCCGCGCTTGCTGTGTTACCTTACGCTTATAGAAAGTGGCGGTCAGTCTGCGCAAAGGGTTTACATGGCAGGGGCAAGAAGGGAGTACAGAGCAGGCTGGCTCCAAGTCCTCTGGGATGACAGACAACCGTATCACATACTCCTCTGGCTTCAGTTATTTGATCTTGACTGCCTATTTgagggagaaaaatgctgattttggctctttctttctctcctgttcaGTCCACGCCTGGCAAAAAGTATAAATTTGTTGCGACAGGCCATGGCCAGTACAAGAAGGTGTTGATAGATGATGCTGCAGAGCAATAGCATGCCTGGAGGAGTCGTTAACCAGGTAGGTGGGGTACGACCTTGCGCTGTGTAACAAACTCCTGGCGCTGTTCTGGCGGGACGTTGGGGTTATTTCTGCCAGCTACGCTTTGGGTGAGTTGGGAGGTACTGCATGGTAACAGCTGGAGCCTTGCTTCTGGGCGAACGCCTGACTTTCTGAGGTGGAAGGGAGTTGGGTACACagtggggggttgttttggtcTTTGACTTTCTGACGCTGCTAGGAAGCTGGATACCTGTCTTAGTTTAATCTGCAGAATAAATCCCTTAGCTACTGCTGTTTGGGTGAAGATGCGTTTGCCTTTGCTAGTTCAAAGGAACAGTCTATCTGCTGGTTTTTTCTCATGCTCTCTTATGTTGCAAGGAGAGGTAGATAGCTGGAGGTCATTCTGGCTGAGCATAGGGGCTGATGTACTTCTGAAATTCAGATGCTTCTGGGGTCTAATTCCCTGATTTCCGGAATTAATCGGGGGAAAAACTTTTAATGATTTCAGTAACCTCTTGGAAGCAGTCCATAATAGGGTGGTTGTAGGGAGGACAAGAACATCTGCTGTGCTGGGTAGACCAACAGAGCAGAAAGGACCGTCCTCTGACGTGTAGCaagggggaaggcagagctgggTTGCTGTGCCCTCTTGAAACAGTCTTTGGATCTCATGCTCATATTGTGTTTATGTTAATAGATATCCTGGTGTTATCTTGAGTGGATGATAGTAGAGGGTTGTGGCAATAAGGAGGAATGGCGTAGAGGGAGGTGATAACTGGTTGGATCCAACCGGGCAGCATCTGGCCTTGTGAGAGGAGAGGAAGTTGTCGGGGTGAAAACAAGCTCATTCTTTTTTCCTACTataaaaaagaagctttatttCATAGCCAAGCTTATAAATAGCTCTGTCTGCTACAAAACACCTTTTGTTTCTGAACGCTTCTGGCGGTtgtgttccttctttttttttctttttttttttttcccctcaaggagTTGGCTTCTGAGTGCAGCATattgttttgtttgtgggtttttttttttttccttttgtggtgCCCATTTACAAGAGAAGCTCTCTTGAATGCCACTTTGAGATGGGCAGCAGTACAAACCCAAGCCTGCCCAAAGCTATGTTTTTAGATGTAAAGAAGGAGAAGCCCACCGGACTTGTACCCTCAACTTGCTTCTCTGCCTGTGGCTTTCAGAAACCTATTTTAAGGTCTCCTCTTTGATCagacctcttctttttttctgaagtctgctTTGATGCACCAGGTGGGATCTAACTGAGGTTCAATTCTTTATAGCAAACAGGTTTTGCTAGGTTGTCAGCGGGTTTTGTTTGCCCTACCTGAACTTCTGCAAGCAGCTCAAAGGAAAGTGCCCTCAGCTCTGATCTTTTTCCAGCATCCTGTCTTGAAAGGCCAGTGGCTGTCACGGGATGTCCTCTAGGATCCACCCAGTACTCCAAACAACCACTGCACAGCACTGTTGCCCTATAGGCTCATTCATAAACACgttttttttactgtgaataGCAAAATGACCGGATAGCTTGGAGGATCGTGGCTTGTTTCTGTTCTTGGGTTTTTATCTGGCTGTTTTGTGTGCTGAgaggtccctgctccccagctcctctccaccCACCTGAACTACGTTCAtcctttttccctgctgctggatCCCTTCATGGCTGCCTTTCTGCTCCCAAACCCTTCTTGCTCACCCCATGTCACTCGCTCAACACCACCTTATCAGCTTTCTAGTTGCTTGAGCACAGGTAcagtttttcctcctcccctcccttcctgaGCTGCAGGACCTCCGGCCACCCTGCGGAGCAAGAAGTTTTCTGTAAAGTGGCAATGTGGGCTCTTACCAACTGCCCGAGGCTGTTTGATACTGAAAAACAACCAAACTCTGGGTCCAGTGGTGTTCTCCTTCCCTCGCTCAGCACGGCAGCTCAGGCTGGGACATGCTGCAATGGCTCCCAATGCAGAACCGCTGGTGGAAATCTCCTCTTGCCTCCAGGCTTCTGTTCTCTCCTCTGCAACGCTCTCATGCCAGGGTCTGTCTCTGCAGGACTGACCTTGCCTGCTGTATGCCCCTGCTCTTCACTTTTGGGGCAGAAGGGCTAAACCATGCAGCCAGACCTGCCTTCCTCTGCTTCCCGCTGCAGGCATTGCTCTCCCCACCGGCGATTCTCCGTCCTCCACCCCTGTGCAGTGGGGCTGGGTTGTGGATACAGTCTGGTGGGAAGCCCAGGAGATGCAAGGCATAAACCTTTCCTCATCACCATGTGTGAGAGTCGCTGGTTTGTTCTGGGTGGTTGTCCTCGTTGCAGGACAAAGTGGATTAAACCACAATTGCTTCTGAAACCGTCTTCTCTGGCCAGATTCGCTTAGTCTCCCAAGTGTAATCAATATTGGCTGTTCTGCTTCACGCTAATGCTGTGGATCTCGTGAATGCAGACTCTTGGGCACAGGCATCCGACCGTCTGCGCTATGGTAAGGTGCCATTTTATCGCTGTGTGGTAAGACCATCCTTATCTGCATTAGGCATTCTACGTGTTTTAAGCTGCACTCTTTTTGATTTTGTGTTGCTGCGTGGATCTTTCTCTATGGCCTTCTCTTGCAGCATGTCGAATTATTCTGCAAAGCTTACCTGGGATCCACTCGTGATTACCAGTGCATTTCCAACCTACctattttcagctttttcctgGAAAACTGGGGGGTCAGAGAAATCCAAACTTTAGATATTTGGGTTattcttccttctcatttttttttttttcccttggaataGGGAAGGAGCTACAAAACAGAGGATAAGACCAGAAAAGTAAAAACGTCAGTGGTGGTTTGATTATAACTGAGCTCTTCTGGTAGCATCCTTGCAAAATTGGAAGACTTCAAAAAGGCAAAAGGgcctcttggttttgtttctaagtCTGTTTGCAGTTTGGCTTGGGAAAATTTTGGTCAGCTCCATATCCTCTGCACATGAAGAGAATGTGGAGAGCTGTGTATCGAGTTTCCTATTTGGACTAAACATAGCAATCCTATATTAGCTGTGTAGGAATATCCCAGCATATGACAAAGTCCCTTGAGAAACAGAAATAGCTGATCTCCAGCTTTCATGCTCATAAGCTTGGTGGTGATGGAGATGCAAAAAGTGACCATAATGCTGGAAAGCACAGTTGTCTCTTTGGATGGACGGAGTTGGGGATTTTGTTTTCAATACCCTTTTTTCAGGACGTCAGGCAGCAGCAGCTATGCAACTACTATGATCTTGCCTCTGAAAATGAGACTACACGTGGTTAGCAGGAACCCCCAGAAAACAGCACCTGTTAAATACACAGAGCTGGATACccacatgctggagcaggctcttgCTGGTTATCGTGAAAATACTAACCCTCAGCTGTACTTAAAAAAGCACTGTAAAATAACATAACAGAACTTGATTACTGCAACAAAGTTAGTCGTCTGTGCGCTACGGTTTAGTAGACTGACCTAGGAGGACATGAAATGATGTTGTCCAGTGTTTTAGGCAGGGGAACTGCTATGTGAGAGAAGGATGGATACCTTACGCTGTCCCTTGTCTGTGCCTTGGGTGAAAGGATGAGTTTCCACCTTGCTCTCAGTGAACGGGTGTGAGGGGTCCTCCACAGCGCTTTCAGTGGAGAAGCTAAAGAGATGATGTGTACCCTCTTTGAGGTCAGTTTCTAAGAATCCCTAGAGGAGATGTGGAGCAACCCAGATTCTTTCACGGTGTCTCATCTacagctgcttttatttctaggATTTCTCTAggtcttaaataaataaaataaatttggatTCCATCATCCTCCTCCAAACCGGGCTTTTTTTACAGGCAATTTGTCCTCTTCACTGTGTGCCTCCCCTCTCTTCCCCGTATTACTGCATACAGTGCTTGTTGTTGGCTCTTTTTAAAACAAGCgcatgtttattttcctggcTCATGACCTGTGGATGTGGTACGTTATGCATTTAAGCTTATATACATATGGAGAGTAACCCTTAAACCCACAGCATGAGGCTGCTGGGTGGGaggggtttgtgttttgtttgttttttttttttcccttacactTGGCTCTGTCGGGCAGTAAACCTAGACATAGGTGCTCTCTTGCTTGGTGCCCTGTAGGAACCTCCAGAGATGTGGGCCTGGTGGAGCAGCCTGGCTTCAGTTGACTGACCATCCTGATGCCGTTCTGTTAAAGCTCTTGGTGTGCTCCTCAGTCACTTTGGGTCTAAACCGGCCCACCTCGAACATGGTGGTGATATTTGTCATGGGTTTGGCAGCCAGCTCCTTCAGTTTCCGGGCATCGAAGCGTGGCTTATGTAGAAGGATGGGTAAGCGGCGGGGAAGAAAGAaactttcttccttctgcagcttcttctcttctgcttgctGCTTCTTCTCTTTGTTGACTGTTATCTGGTATAAAATAGCATCCCATGTTCTTGTGGCCCTTGATTTAAACGGCCTCTCGTCTTGACCAGTGACCGCTTGAGAGCTGTCCTTCTCCTTGCTCCCTTCCTCCTGTCCCAGCTTTTCCGGCTCGGGCTCTGGGAAGTTGGGTGCTTCTGGCTGCACCATCAAGTGCTTTCTGAGGCGAAGCCAGCCACCAGCATTGGCTCCAGGAGGTCTTGCTGCTTCTACTGACAGTAGCGCTGGCTCAGCTTTGAGGGGAGGGCTGGTCTTCGGTAAGCTGGGGGTCAAATGAGGTTGAAGGACATGTTCTGCCTTGGTGTCTGTGGAGGTGGCCCCCGTACTGTCAGCTTCTGCTGGGGTTGCTGTCTCTAGGTGTGCTTGCTTCCAAGGAGTGCTGGATGTTGATGGTTTTAGGATGTCGCCATCTTGCTTGGGTAATTCAGGAGTTATCTCTGACCCAGATATTTCTGTGTCACTTCCATGGGTCATAGGCTTATTGGTGTGGGCATCAGAGGTGCTGGGCTTGGGTGAAGGGACCTTGATGGACTCTTCAGTAGGAGCAGGCTTGGGTTCCTTAGGAggctctgcctctgcagcagaAAGGAGGGGAGGCTCCAGTGCAGGAGCCGTGGCCTTGCTGTCATCGAGTGGGGTGGGTATCTGCCCTGGAGATGGTTCAAAGCAGCTTGTTTCGGCTGCAGGAGAAGGTGGCCTTTTGTCTTCATGGCTGATGGTTGCTTGGGTCTCATTTGATGTGGGTGTCTTAGCCCTGGGTGGCTTGACACTGTGAAAATAAGCGTGCGCTTTGGTAACATAGGTGACCTCTGGTGCCTTTTCTTTACTGGGTGTACTGGAAGGAGGAGGTTGGGGGAAAACAAATGTGGAAGGATCGCCTGGAGAGGGAAGGTGGGTGTCTGTGCCTTCAGGCCGCTGTGGAGTCTCAGGAGCACCTGGCTTGTGTAGCATGGGCACGGCTGGGGAGGTCATGAGCCTGAGGTGCTCGGCAATGCGTCTCTGCTCGGTCACCTTCAGCGTGAAAGGCTTGCTCTTTCGGAAAGGGGAGGGGACCCGGTGGGTGACGGGCTTCACGGAGAGGCGGGTTGGGAGGCTGGCGGAGGGGGGTGCTGCAGTTTCAGGGGTCTCTGCTTGGGGAGCGCTTTCATTGTGCTCTAGGTCGGGGCTGGCCTCGTTCACAGGTGAGAGACTGGACCGAAAGGGCTTGGCTTGCTCCGAAGCTAGGACGGCGTTTTTCTTGGCTGCCTTCTTCAGCAGCCGCTGGAGCCGCAGGTTGTCCTTCCCGGGCTTTGGTagggtgggagggggagaaaggtGGTGGCGGATGGGAGCAGGTTGGATGGAGGATGATACTGTTATCAGCATTGTCATCTCctggaagaaaacacaaagcttAGAGTTGGCGTTGTCTTACTCTGAAGTATTCGTACACGaggcctcctcttcctctctccagaaGCTATGAGTATGGAGTCAGTATTGTGGGAGAAGAGCATCAGTCTTGGTTTCCTTAGTCTCCCAAGGTAGCCTCAGCCAGTCTTGAGGGTGGTGTGGCAGGGCAAGAGATGTACTGGGGGGAAGCTGTATTGCCAAACCTGGAGCCCTCCTGCTCCTGGCGCTAGCGCAAAATCCAGTGAGAGCTCCTTGGGACCCCAGACGTTCGTGTCTTGGCAAGTCCTAACAGGATTTGGAAGGAAATGTCAAGAGAAACAGAGCAGGTCTGAAATTTTCAAGCTTTGAAACATTCTCCAGAGACACAAATCAGGAATGTTTCATGGCTTTCCAAATTCCAATTATTAATACTCTGATACAATGTTATATACAACAGAACAGCCATAAACTACATGTGTCATTGGAGTCAAAGTCAACACTGGCCTTGATTGATTTCAGCTGGCAGAAAGACATCCCCATGAAACACAGGACTTAAAAGCTGCGTTGATCTGATGAAAGTGCTTTGTCACAACACTAACTCTGACTGGCGTTTCTTTGCTGTGTCAAGCACAGCGGCAACCTTCTCTTTCTGCACTCAATTTAAGACAAAACctacttttctctttcccttgggGAGCATTGCCACTGTCCTCTCTGCATCACCCATTCTTCAGTGAGACAGAAATGGGTTGTGCTCTCAGTTGGGTCTTATCCCCACTGGCCATTGCAGCCGGACCCCCTTTGGCCAACACTGTGCTGCTCCTGGGGGGATGCACAACTGCTTTTCCTGCTCTCTGTTGCTGACTTGCCAccatctcctcttctttctgGTGAGCACCGGTCAGATTTCCTGCAGTCGAGCTAAGGGTCTGTGTTGGGGATAGAAAGATAAAACTAGTCTcagttttcctctttctcttcctgagcAAGGCTGGGGAACACCAAGCACCCAGCCTCTGACCTGCCATGACTCTTTGGCAGCCCCCAAAAAGAAATCTGACTCTGCCCTGGCTCTCACTCAGCACAGAGTCGCTGAGTTTTGCTATGAAATGAGGCATAAATCACTGAGCCCCTTAATCCCTGGTGCTGGAAGCAACTGAACATCCTGAaacgaggaagaggaggtggggtGATGTCAGGGTTGCCCAGAGGGGCTATTACATGTGCTCTGCTCGGTTCCTGGTGGCTTCCAACCCGTTCTGGTCAGTGTGGGTGTGTAGTGTGATACCTACTGTGTGGGGAAAATTATCCCGAATAAAACTCTCAAAAGCGCAGAAAAGCTATTTGTGCTTGAGTGGTGTCTTTGGGCTTGCAGTGCTGCTGTCAGCACCGGCCTGGGAAGCTGATCTGGACCGAGCGAGCAGGTGGTGTATCTGCCAAAACTGCTTGTGGATGGGGGAAAGAAGGAtgacttttccaaaaaaaaaaaaaggagcagcaaaTGAAAGCACTGAAGAGGTGGCATGTGGAGCGCAAAGCCTTCAAGGTCCAGCCCTCACTACGGTGGACGAGCTGTCCTCCAGAGCAGAGGCTGCGGTGGGCAGTCTAGCAAGTGGTGCACTGCTACCAACCCATGCATTTATTTCGGTTGCAGGCATGAGAAACCTCCCACTGTTTTGGCGAGGGGCTCGGAGGGGATTTGTGCCAGCTGGGGGTGACAACTGTTGGGCATTCCCAGTGGCTTATCAGCTTCATGCCTTAGGCACAAGGCTGGGATTAGGACTTGCTCTATTCCAAGAGCTACTCTTAGAAACAAGTCTGCACTGGCCCAAAAAAAGGCTGAGCGCCCATTCCTTCATCATATACCTGCTCTCTTCCCCAGCCCTGTGGATATTCTAGATTCTTCTGGGTCAGAAAGCCAAAATGCCTCAGTTGGAGAGGTGCATACTTGCTCTTGTGCAACACTACTCTGGTTCTGTTTATATAGGAATTGGTAATTGCTTGGGTGATTTTTATCTGCTGCAAGCTGAGCTAGTACATGCATCTGATGTTAGGATTGATTGTGGAATGATTTCGTCTGCTCTTGTTTAATGTGGTCCCATGGACAGCCTGTACTACAAGATGAGCTGTGGTCTAGCAGCACTGGCAAGCCAGAATTATAAGGCTGACCTCCTTCAGGTTTGTTGTGTTGGGAATACTAAAGAGGCAGGGCAGTGAACTTCCCAACCAGTGAACTTGCCAGCTCTTTGAGTGTCTTCCTTGTCCTGTGGACTGCTGCACTCCAGAAAAATGCAGCTTCCCACAAGGGTCAGAGCAGGATCTTGCCTGGGATTTGCTGCAAACTGCCAGATGCTACGGAGGAGGGCATGGAGGTTCTTGGAGTGGGAAGTTTAGATATAATCTGCATGCACCAGGAAAACTTTCCTTCTGGTTCCCAAAGTTAGAGGCTGCTTTGTGCTCTATATCCTCAAGATTTGTGGTCTCTTACAATAGTCTGTGCTCTTAAAATCACTCTTGCTGCTATCTCAGCATCCCATCTGACTTGAGACCTGCTGTGCTGTGGGTCTTGGAGACCTTGTGGGTGGTAACTTCCACTGCATGTGACTGTGCCAGGGTCTGTGTGTTTGACTAGTGAGGCAGAGAGATGCCAAGAGACGGCAAAAGGAAATCAGCTCCTAATTTATTTGCCTTCCCTGTCACGCTTGGCTTTGTTTGATGAGTCTCCTTCAGAGCTTTGTGTGCTCAGGAGAAATTCTGCAACAAGCAAGATTTGTGAGCGTCTTCCCCCTTGCCGTGTAATGAAGCAAAAGCAGAGGGACAGATGGACTTGCTTTATTGCCAGCAGAAAGGCCAGAGCTGAAAACGCAGGGACAAGAGGGAAAACACTGCCTGAGAAACTTGGGTAGGCTTGTGACAAGCTGGAAGGAAATTGAGCTAGAAGCTGAGTCAAGAGGCTTTCAAACGGTTAAGTTTCCCTGCTGCTGGTTGAGTGCCTGTGGGTGGAGGGGAGGTCACCCACTCTTGGACCCCAACTGTTCTCCTGGACTCTGCTCCATCTGCAATCAACCCCAAACTGGGAATGGTGGGGAGAGTGTTGGCATGGAGGAGTCATTTATCATGCGATGGAAAAGTCATTTGCGTGCTGGAGTCCCTCGGCTGCACCAGCTGTCGTGCACGGAGCAGATCGAGAGCTGCAGGAACGTGATACCGCTGCAGATGGTCCTAGGTGGAAAGCTGCGGCTGCCGGGGGCTGTAGGAACACACTCTCCACTTCAGTGGCTTTCTTGGGCTTGAAGGAAACCTGCTAATCTCCTCCTTGGGAGGAGACGGCTGGGCAGGAGCACGTCCTTCCCTCCGCCTGGGCAGTCGTGACCTCTGCTGGGCGTGCAGCCCTCGGCATCTGCTCTGCCACGGGCAGGTAGCACAGTTGGCTGTCCTGCAGCGCCGAAGCTTTATGGGCTGATTCACAGGGCTTTGTGGAAACGGGTGGGAGAAGGCCACCTGTAATTGCTAGACAAGACGCTGCCCCTGTACAGCCCGGGGTATCGCTCGTGGCAGGCCAAAAACGGTATGCATAAACTTGTTGTTTTCTTGTCTTGCAGCTGAGCTTGGTCCTGGCTCGATGCAACCCTCAATGCCACTATTTTCCTCTGCTCCACAGAAGATAATTGAAGGatgtttctcttctcctcctgcccgATGTCAGCCTGCTTCGGTACAGCCTGACTCCTCTCGGGGTGTGAGCAATACCCCATGCTGCCTCCGGTTGGATGAAAGGAACTAGATCAGCTGGCAAAACCCACCCCTGTTTTAACCTTCTACGTGActctttggcttcttttttttgttttttatctgGCTCTGCTATGGAGATGGGAGGCTGTggctcttctccctctctcctttctcaagTGTAAGGAGAGAGGGATCTGCTGCCCTGCCGAGCTGGCAGGGCTTTTGCTACATGATGAAGAATTTCTACTTTTGTGGCTTTTGGTGGCCGGGTGGTGGGAGAGAGGGAGCTCAACAGAAACCTGGTAAAAGAATCGGTGTTTGAAAGGAGGGCAATGGGCAGACCCTGAGCGTGAGGAGACTGCAAGGACCACTTGTCACCCAGTTGGTGCCAGCTGTGGGTAAAGTCTTCCCCTGTTTACAGTGCAGCCTCTGTCCCTCTACAACATCTGCTTTGAGGGACTTCCATCTACTCTGTGTACATCAAATCACATTCAACTTAGtcctgaatttgttttttttagttCCCCGATCATCCTTTAATCGCAGTTATGTGCCAAAATGTTCCTGCCACTTTTCCGTCTTGACAGTGGCAATAGCAGCTTTGCTTCAAATagctgctgccttcctctcctTGTCTAACATGGGTGGAAGGTCTCCTTTCCCAGGTGACGAGTGCTGGTCACTGGCATTATCTCCCTTCTTTGGGAAGGGGATTTGCTTGTTCTCTAACCTGTGGGCTCCAGTGCCAGTGATTGAAACACTTCTTCTGAATGCCAGAGGTGGTGGGCGCGTTGATAACCTGCCTGCTACGCTCCTGGAGGTGGAGAGGGTATCTGGGAAACGGCTGCTTCTCTTATGCTGGAAGCTGCCTTGGTGAAAAGGCATCCTAAAGAGTTGTTTGGGGAGGTCAGGGCTTGCTGTGAACACGGGGAAACTGAGCCCCTAAAGAGTGGCACTCTGGCCTTGGACCTGAGATCTGTAAATCAGCTCCCAGGACTGTTTCTGAGCTCTCCCACGTCTTCATACTTCATGGTGTTAGCATGTCTCCCATCCTTCTTTAAAGTCTTATTCCTGCCCTCTTCCCATGTCAACATAATTTTGCAACTTGTTTCTGCTCTCCTGGAGGGAGGGcagcttctctttcttcctgcatCAGTTTGCTTTCTGCTTAAATTTACTGTGTCCTGGATTTTTTTGGTAAGCATTTAATAAAATTTGAGGAAGATGTTGTAACGATGGCAACTCTGAGGATTTTGTTGATGTAGGAGTTCCTGCGGCAAAGCTATTTTCCAAGACCTTGCAGCTCTCCGCTTGAGCGGAAAGTGGAGGAGAAGAAACATCAAGCTGAgtgacaagaagaaaaggaaaggggcCTTCCATGTGCCTGCCCCATTTAGGAGATCCTTGTCATCTTGCTGAATTGCTCATTGTTATTAGGGGTAATTGACTGTAAAATGAGAATGAGCGGTGTTTGGGTGAGAGATGGAGCAGCATGCAGAAGACTTCCTATGGAGTGATCAGCTGGGAGAAGCAGAGAGCTTAGCTCTCTACTAACAGACCTGAGCAGCGTCACAGGCTTCAACCAAAATCACTGGCAATgtcagctataaaaaaaaataatcctctatAGTCTGCTTACACAGCTGAGATGAGGTCAATATAGCTGGCTGCACAGGAACCCAGCACGCTAATGAGCTGACTACCCTATCTGGAACCATCTAATGAAAGACCTTTTTATGGAAGTGATCTTCCAAGTAATAACATTT includes:
- the PRR33 gene encoding proline-rich protein 33 — protein: MTMLITVSSSIQPAPIRHHLSPPPTLPKPGKDNLRLQRLLKKAAKKNAVLASEQAKPFRSSLSPVNEASPDLEHNESAPQAETPETAAPPSASLPTRLSVKPVTHRVPSPFRKSKPFTLKVTEQRRIAEHLRLMTSPAVPMLHKPGAPETPQRPEGTDTHLPSPGDPSTFVFPQPPPSSTPSKEKAPEVTYVTKAHAYFHSVKPPRAKTPTSNETQATISHEDKRPPSPAAETSCFEPSPGQIPTPLDDSKATAPALEPPLLSAAEAEPPKEPKPAPTEESIKVPSPKPSTSDAHTNKPMTHGSDTEISGSEITPELPKQDGDILKPSTSSTPWKQAHLETATPAEADSTGATSTDTKAEHVLQPHLTPSLPKTSPPLKAEPALLSVEAARPPGANAGGWLRLRKHLMVQPEAPNFPEPEPEKLGQEEGSKEKDSSQAVTGQDERPFKSRATRTWDAILYQITVNKEKKQQAEEKKLQKEESFFLPRRLPILLHKPRFDARKLKELAAKPMTNITTMFEVGRFRPKVTEEHTKSFNRTASGWSVN